Genomic window (Pogoniulus pusillus isolate bPogPus1 chromosome 17, bPogPus1.pri, whole genome shotgun sequence):
GAGCCTTTCCCAGCTAGTGGAGAGGAGCAACAAGCCTTGGGTTTGAGGCAGGAGTATCTTGTAGCcatgcaggcagctctaagtaGAGGAGCCCAAACAAGCAGGCTCCAGCTACCTGCAAGTCACTCTTCCATGAATTCAGGGCAGCCTGGATTCATTCTGACCCCAAACAACTCATCCCAAGCTGTTCAGTTGGcccagctcccactgctgcctgagctgggaGCCTCTTGCAGCTAGTGGAGAGCAGCAACAAGCCTTGGGGACATCTTGTAGCcatgcaggcagctctaagtaGAAGAACCCCAAGAAGCAGGCTCCAGCTACCTGCAAGTCACTCTTCCATGAATCCAGGGCAGCCTGGATTCATTCTGACCTCAAACACCACATCCCAAGCTgctcagctggcccagctcccactgctgcctgagctgggaGCCTCTCCCAGCTAGTGCAGAGCAGCAACAAGCCTTGGGGGCATCTTGTAGCcatgaaggcagctctaagtaGAGGAGCCCAAACAAGCAGGCTCCAGCTACCTGCAAGTCACTCTTCCATGAATCCAGAGCAGCCTGGATTCATTCTGACCTCAAACACCACATCCCAAGCTgctcagctggcccagctcccactgctgcctgagctgggaGCCTCTCCCAGCTAGTGCAGAGCAGCAACAAGCCTTGGGGGCATCTTGTAGCcatgaaggcagctctaagtaGAGGAGCCCAAACAAGCAGGCTCCAGCTACCTGCAAGTCACTCTTCCATGAATCCAGAGCAGCCTGGATTCATTCTGAcctcaaacaacacatcccaaGCTGTTCAGTTGGcccagctcccactgctgcctgagctgggaGCCTCTCCCTACTAGTGGAGAGCAGCAACAAGCCTTGGGGGCATCTTGTAGCCATGCAGGCAGCTCCAAGTAGAAGAACCCCCAAATTTCACAGCACCAGGaacaagaaagcagcagcagctgtgactgATGGCAGAAAAGCCCTTTCTAGAggttggagaaggaggggaagggcagaAATTCCAATCCTTACCCCAAGGACTGTTTGTAgattgaagccaaggctggtgACATACAACTATGTGTAAACAGTccttggggtgggggtggaggggacAGGGATTGGAATTCCTGCCTGCCTCTAGCCCAGGAAGAAGCCAAATCTCCtgaccctcagcagctccactgaGTTTCTCTCCCAGGAACAGCTTTaggcaggaggagaaatggTCCAAGCTTTATTAACCTCCTGTTGAGGAAGGGATGTGGAAGTGTGGAGCAGACTCAAAGCAGCTCCTacaggggggaggaaaaggttTGAGGCTAAACCATGCTGCTCCCAAAGCACAAAACAGAGCATCTTGGGGTGGGGGATTCCTCACATCAATTCCCAGCTGGGTGCTCTGGGGGatcatgggggggggggggaggtggtaTGAGGCAGGGCTTCAGCAGAAGGGAGGTGCTCAGAGCAGGTTGAGGAGgatgaagcagcacagctcaagtTAAGAAGAAGCTTTAACCCTTCTGGCTCTCCAGGGAGGCTTCCCCACACCTCTCAGGCCATCACTGGGTGGATAACCAAAAGCAGTGACTCAAAGGAGGTGCTcagagcaggttgagggagatgaAGAAGCACAGCTCAAGTTCAAGAAGAAGCTTTAACCCTTCTGGCTCTCCAGGGAGGCTTCTCCACACCTCTCAGGCCATTACTGGGTGGATAACCAAAAGCAGTGACCCAAAGGAGGTGCTcagagcaggttgagggagacaAAGAAGCACAGCTCAAGTTAAGAAGAAGCTTTAACCCATCTGGCTCTCCAGGGAGGCTTCTCCACATCTCTCAGGCCATTACTGTGTAGACAACTAAAATCAGTGACCCAAAGGAGGTGCTcagagcaggttgagggagacaAAGATGCACAGCTTAAGTTCAAGAAGCAGCTTTAACCCATCTGGCTCTCCAGGGAGGCTTCTCCACACCTCTCAGGCCATTACTGGGTGGATAACCAAAAGCAGTGACCCAAAGGAGGTGCTcagagcaggttgagggagatgaagcagcacagctcaagtTAAGAAGAAGCTTTAACCCTTCTGGCTCTCCAGGGAGGCTTCTCTACACCTCTCAGGCCATCACTGGGTGGATAACCAAAAGCAGTGACCCAAAGGAGGTGCTCAGAGCAAGTTGAGGGAgatgaagcagcacagctcaagtTAAGAAGAAGCTTTAACCCATCTGGCTCTCCAGGGAGGCTTCTCCACACCTCTCAGGCCATCACTGGGTGGATAACCAAAAGCAGTGACCCAAAGGAGGTGCTCAGAGAAGGTTGAGGGAGACAAAGAAGCACAGCTCAAGTTAACAAGAAGCTTTAACCCATCTGGCTCTCCAGGGAGACTTCTCCACTGGCTCCATCAAACCTCTCAGCTTGTTACTGGGTGGACAACTGAAAGCAGTGACCCAAAGGAGGTGCTcagagcaggttgagggagatgaagcagcacagctcaagtTAACAAGAAGCTTTATTCCATCTGGCTCTCCAGGGAGACTTCTCCCTCAAGCCTCTCAGTTTGTTACTGGGTGGACAGCTAAAAGCAGTGCCTCAAAGGAGGCTGCTGGGTGTCCAGCAGACACTCAATGCTCCTagaacagcaagcagcaggatgaccaaaccagcaacagcagccagcatcaGTGCCACCCACATATGATGAGCACCTAGGAAGGAGAAGCAAGGAGGTGGTCACAGCCAGAACCTGCTGCAcaaaccattccccttcccTGGCTCTGCCCTACCTTGAGAAGGTAACCTCCTAACTGAGTGATCCTGCCAGCTGTGGATCAAGAGAGGTCCAACCACAACATCTGCTTCTTCCAGCAAGGCATCTAGAAAGGGAGAGATCACAAATGAGTGCTCCAACTCCTTTGAAGCTCTCCCAAACCTTGGAGCAGCACCAAGAGGTGATGAGGCAGCTCCAACCACCCAGCACCAAGTCAGTTACCATGGGGATGACAGGGACCAAGAGGCAGATTGAGCCATACCAAGCTGGGAGGGTATTGCTCTTCTGGCACGGCCTCTTTGCCATTGTGAAGGGCTCTGGAACCTCCTGGAGTGCCTGGTTGAGCCACAGCTCCTCATCTCACAGCAGGAACAGATGTCCTGAGTGCCTTCCACAGGAGTCCATCTGGAAGAGAGCAGCAACAAGACTGAGAGCCACAAGGGTGAGTGAGggagttgagcatctcctctgtggagagagcctgagagccacaaggatgagtgggggagttgagcatctcccctgtggagagagactgagagtcaCAAGGATgtgtgggggacttgagcatctcctctgtggagagagactgagagccacaaggatgtgtgggggacttgagcatctcctctgtggagagagactgagagtcacaaggatgagtgggggagttgagcatctcccctgtggagagagactgagagccacaaggatgtgtgggggagttgagcatctcccctgtggagagagactgagagccacAAAGGGTGAGTGGGggagttgagcatctcccctgtggagagagactgagagccacaaggatgtgtgggggacttgagcatctcccctgtggagagagactgagagccacAAAGGGTGAGTGGGggagttgagcatctcccctgtggagagagcctgagagccctggggctgtttagcctggagaagagaaggctgagaggggatctggtcagtagctgaggggtgggggtcaagtggagggggccaagctcttatgggtggtgcacagcaatgagccaaggagcaatggatgcaaactggagcagagaaggtttcagctcaacaggaggagaaacttctttagagtgagggtggcagagccctggagcaggctgcccagagaggttgtggagtctcctgctctggaggctttccaaacccacctggctgcatccctgtgtgaaCTCCCCTGGAGGGATGCTGCATTGGCaggggagattggactggatgagctctggaggtcccttccaacctctgcagTTCTGTGGCAGTGACCAGCCCACCCCTTCACATGCTTGGGGGTCTCCCAGGAGAGACCAAAACCCTTCCCAGCCAAATGGGCAACTCCATCTGCCTGGAAGGTGGCACACCAGAAGGGGAGCCCAAGCTCTTGGCACAGCAACTTGCCCAACCactcacaggatatcaggggttggaagggacccaaggagagcatccagtccaatccccctgccagagcagggccacacaacctagctcagggcacacaggaacacatccagacagggctggaaaggctccacacaaggagactccacagcctctctgggcagcctgtgccagggctctgggacccttccaggcaagaagttcctccttgtgctgagctggaacctcctgtgctgcagcttccatccattgctgcttgtcctgtgccagggagcagtgagcagagcctgtccccccctcagGGGTTTATAACCatggattcaatcccctctcagccttctcttctccagactaagcagccccagggccctcagcctctcctcaccaggcactgctcagtcccctcatcatcctcacagccctctgctggaccctctccagcagatccctgtccctctgcaactggggagccccaaactgaaggcagtgctcaagatgaggtctcagcagggcagagcagaggggcaggagaacctcccttgatctgctggccacactctgctgagtgccccccaggaccccattggccttttggcccccagggcacactgctgtgccagggatgctctcccccagcactcccagctccctctccttggggctgctctccagcagtcacctcccagcctgtcctgctgcagtttgttctccctccccaggtgcaggactctgcacttgtccttgttggaccTCGttgggttcctctgtgcccagctctcagcctgtcctggttgCTGGTTACTCAcaggctgctggctctgtgGAAGGAGCAAGCCTTGTTGAGAGGGTCTGGAGCTTGGGCAGCCAGGGAGACCTTCAGGTGGCAGGTGATGTAGACCTGGGGAGAGCCAAGAAGAGCAGAGGGGTTAGGCTGTCAGTTGTCATGATGGCTTTCACATCCACCACCCTGTTGCTAGCCCAAATTGGAGGCCACCTCAAACCTCTCTGAAGCTAGAAGTGACCTGAAGGAGGCAGCTAATGAAGCCCAACAGAAGGGCTTGGCTTGAGCTGGATGAGAACTTGACCTCCAAGGGCAGATCTTGGACTCAGCAGCTGCCACCCATTGTGACCTCATTCATAGGTTGCCATCAGGCCTTGGGGAAGGCAATTCCAGGCCAGAGCCATGGAGGGGAGGGATAAAACCTTCCCTGAAGGATACTTTACCAGGTTGCTGGAGCCTCCTGCAAACTTGAAAGCCTCCactgcaaactgcagcacatCTTGCCTGGGTCTTGGGGAGATAAAAGTCGAGGTGGCATCATCCAGTTGCCCATCCACCAAGCACCTAAGGCACAGAAGCAAGGACTAGCAGCAAGATCTCACTGGCAGAGGTACCCAGACCCTGCCAAGGAGGTGCCTGCAAGTtgagggggacacacacacagagccagctcTTACCCACTGAAGTCAATGAAGGCATAGTGGAGAGAAGTGCTTCTGTCTGGGCTTGGGGTGGCCACACAGCTGTCCACAAAGAGCCTCAGAGGTGCATGGTTCTCTGCCTTGACCTCAGCTTGGAAGTGGAGGACCTCTCCCAGGTGAAAGACAGCAGAGTCCCTCTCTGCACTCCAATCATCTGGGAAcacagagggcagcaggcactCGGGAGCAGGATGCCAGCCTGTGCCTCCTGGTCTTCAGCAggtgcaacaagagcaagggcaaggtcctgcagctggttagaggcaatggcaagcagcaatgcaggctgggcagtgccaggctggagagcagccctgaggagaggcacttgggggtgctgctggaggagaagctgcacaggagccagcagtgagcacttgcagcccagaaagccaagcagaggctgggctgcagcagcagcagtgtggccagcagggccagggaggggattctgcccctctgctctgctctgctgagagcccacctggagtgctgcatccagctctggagcccctgggccaagagggctgtggagatgctggagagtgtccagagcagggccaggaggatgctgagaggctgcagcagctctgctgtgagcacagcctgaaagagttggggctgtgcaggctggagcagaggaggctcccaggggaccttctggtggccttgcagggtctgaagggggctccaaaaaagctggggagggacttttgaggctgtgagggagtgtcaggagtggggggaatggagcaaaggtggaggtggggaggaagttgttgagcaggagagtggtgagaggctggaatgggttgcccagggagggggttgaggccccatggctggaggtgtttgaggccaggctggctgaggctgtggtcaggctgctctagggtagggtgtccctgggcatggcagggggttggcactgcctgctccttgtgctcccttccagccctgcctgattccatgttTCCATTCTATTCCTATCCAAGGAAACCTCATCAGGTACAGGGAGCTGAGTCCCTACCCTGAGCACCCTCACTCCAATAGTGCCCACCCCAatctgctcccccccccccagtgccatCACTCCAGTGGTAAGATGAGTGtgacagcagcaccaggagaagtgtgaCCACCTCAGGGCTGCCTTTAAGGAGTCCCTCACCCCAAACCTACCATTCATGAGgtgcagagagaagagcagctgctcctcagaggacAAGGTGGAGTGGAAGGGTGCCCATGTGGGTTTGACAGCATTGCTGCTCACATTGTCcctcctgggggggggggggaggaaaagagatgCTCATGATGAAATCCCCCTGAGCAGCACAAGGGCTTGCTTGGTGCTCCTTTTCCTGCCTCACCTTGGGTAGTAGCACTCAATAGgaaccagggcagggctggctcgGATGATGTTGGGGTTACCGGTAGGGACTGGGTTGTAGTTCAAGCTTGTGCTGTAGATCAGAGCCTCAGGAGTCacctggagaaagggagaagacaTCATCCAGTCAAGTGAGACCACTCCTGTCCCTtggacacacacagcagctggaagagacctctcacaggctcacagatgtcaggggttggaagggacccaaagagatcactgagtccaacccccctgccagagcagggccacacaatccagctcagggcacacaggaacacatccaggcaggcctggaaaggctccacacaaggagactccacaacctctctgggcagcctgtgccagggctctgggacccttccaggcaagaagttcctccttgtgttgagctggaacctcctgtgctgcagcttccatccattgctgcttgtcctgtgccagggagcagtgagcagagcctgtccccccctcctgacccccagctctcagttatagacattgattcaatcccctctcagtcttctcttctccagactaagcagccccaggttcctcagcctctcctcaccaggcactgctcagtcccctcatcatcctcccagccctctgctggaccctctccagcagttcctgtccctctgcaactggggagccccaaactgaaggcagtgctcaagatgaggtctcagcagggcagagcagaggggcaggagaacctccctgcatctgctggacacactctgctgagtgccccccacgaccccattggcctcttggcccccagggcacattgctgtgccagggatgctctcccccagcactcccagctccctctccttggggctgctctccagcagtcacctcccagcctgtcctgctgcagtttattctccctccccaggtgcaggactctgcacttgtccttgttgaaccccCCCCacaacccccagccctcagatacttctggacattgattcaatcccctatcaggctgctcttctccagactaagcagccccagatccctcagcctcagcagtgctccagtcccctcatcatcctcatagccctgagatggtctgggtgactggatagggctgggtgctaggttgggctggctgagcttggagctctcttccaacctgtttggttctatcattggccagggctgggtgctaggttgggctgggtgagcttggagctctcttccaacctgtgccacattccagcagcacccaggtgccACCTGAAGGTTAAGCACCCACTGGAAGggcttccagctccctgccatctGAGCTCCACCCTGGAGAGGGCAGCAACGGCATAAAAACCTCCTGAGTCAGCTATTAATTGCCTCttgcctgccctctccctgctcacACAATCCCCCTCCACCACCCgggactgcagagcagagcttctgctgACCAGGCTGAGATGTGGTGCGAGGTGAGAGGCTCAGACCTCCACCCAGGGTCACCAGAGGCTCAGACCCCCACCCAagagctccagccccttccaccTGCCTTACCCTGAGGCTGCTGCCCCtacagcccagctctggaggtcaCCAGAGGCTCCACCAGCCTTaccctgaggctgctgctcaCACATCCCAGCTCTGGAGGTCACCAGAGGCTCAGGCCCCCACCCAAGGTCACCAGACCCTTCCAGCAGCCTTACCCTaaggctgctgcccacacagcccagctctggaggtcaCCAGAGGCTCAGACCCCAAC
Coding sequences:
- the LOC135182795 gene encoding zona pellucida sperm-binding protein 3-like; the protein is MRLGSSLRLVLFCWVFGGVAAYHPWDVLKGEVELWKRGGDPSFGQPRAFSQPSPWAWVDVSQLQAAAPLHPVAVQCQEAQMVVTVHRDLFGTGRLVKATDLSLGSASCLPVAWSTAEPLVTFVAGLHECGSSLRVTPEALIYSTSLNYNPVPTGNPNIIRASPALVPIECYYPRRDNVSSNAVKPTWAPFHSTLSSEEQLLFSLHLMNDDWSAERDSAVFHLGEVLHFQAEVKAENHAPLRLFVDSCVATPSPDRSTSLHYAFIDFSGCLVDGQLDDATSTFISPRPRQDVLQFAVEAFKFAGGSSNLVYITCHLKVSLAAQAPDPLNKACSFHRASSLWTPVEGTQDICSCCEMRSCGSTRHSRRFQSPSQWQRGRARRAIPSQLDALLEEADVVVGPLLIHSWQDHSVRRLPSQGAHHMWVALMLAAVAGLVILLLAVLGALSVCWTPSSLL